In Maniola hyperantus chromosome 13, iAphHyp1.2, whole genome shotgun sequence, one genomic interval encodes:
- the LOC117987795 gene encoding nucleoside-triphosphatase THEP1 isoform X3 — MANKISYFILTGDTGVGKTTLTKKLCLLLNEKGIKTVGFLTEEVRRNRIREGFDVVSLSGERGRLSREQSLLSTPAQFTVGKYGVLVQEFENIAMQAMKMQPEDDETCILVIDEIGRMEFFSTNFKSRIKEIFSPASKNIVLATMPMRSTDPLIESIRKHSSSKVWVVTRQNKNTIHEEIEREIYAAIKT, encoded by the exons ATGGCGAACAAAATAAGTTATTTCATACTTACCGGCGACACAG GTGTAGGCAAGACTACtttgacaaaaaaattatgtttattattgAATGAGAAAGGAATTAAAACAGTCGGATTCTTGACGGAGGAGGTTAGACGTAATCGAATAAGGGAGGGATTTGATGTGGTGTCATTAAGTGGAGAGCGTGGGAGATTATCTAGAGAACAGAGCTTACTCTCCACTCCAGCACAATTTACTGTTGGAAAATATGGTGTCCTGGTACAAGAATTTGAGAATATTGCTATGCAAGCTATGAAAATG CAGCCTGAAGATGATGAAACATGCATCCTAGTCATAGATGAAATAGGAAGGATGGAATTTTTCAGTACAAATTTCAAGTCGAGGATAAAGGAGATCTTTAGTCCAGCTTCAAAAAATATTGTGCTGGCAACGATGCCTATGAGAAGTACTGATCCCCTTATAGAGTCTATTCGGAAACACAGTAGTAGCAAAGTGTGGGTT GTAACAAGgcaaaacaaaaatacaataCACGAAGAAATAGAAAGAGAAATATATGCAGCAATCAAAACATAA
- the LOC117987795 gene encoding nucleoside-triphosphatase THEP1 isoform X2: MANKISYFILTGDTGVGKTTLTKKLCLLLNEKGIKTVGFLTEEVRRNRIREGFDVVSLSGERGRLSREQSLLSTPAQFTVGKYGVLVQEFENIAMQAMKMPEDDETCILVIDEIGRMEFFSTNFKSRIKEIFSPASKNIVLATMPMRSTDPLIESIRKHSSSKVWVVSSNKAKQKYNTRRNRKRNICSNQNITTLFALYFVIGTHVIIKNKLRMTKLF, translated from the exons ATGGCGAACAAAATAAGTTATTTCATACTTACCGGCGACACAG GTGTAGGCAAGACTACtttgacaaaaaaattatgtttattattgAATGAGAAAGGAATTAAAACAGTCGGATTCTTGACGGAGGAGGTTAGACGTAATCGAATAAGGGAGGGATTTGATGTGGTGTCATTAAGTGGAGAGCGTGGGAGATTATCTAGAGAACAGAGCTTACTCTCCACTCCAGCACAATTTACTGTTGGAAAATATGGTGTCCTGGTACAAGAATTTGAGAATATTGCTATGCAAGCTATGAAAATG CCTGAAGATGATGAAACATGCATCCTAGTCATAGATGAAATAGGAAGGATGGAATTTTTCAGTACAAATTTCAAGTCGAGGATAAAGGAGATCTTTAGTCCAGCTTCAAAAAATATTGTGCTGGCAACGATGCCTATGAGAAGTACTGATCCCCTTATAGAGTCTATTCGGAAACACAGTAGTAGCAAAGTGTGGGTTGTAAGTA GTAACAAGgcaaaacaaaaatacaataCACGAAGAAATAGAAAGAGAAATATATGCAGCAATCAAAACATAACTACACTTTTTGCTCTATATTTTGTGATAGGTACTCatgtaattataaaaaataaactaagaatgacaaaattgttttaa
- the LOC117987795 gene encoding nucleoside-triphosphatase THEP1 isoform X1 encodes MANKISYFILTGDTGVGKTTLTKKLCLLLNEKGIKTVGFLTEEVRRNRIREGFDVVSLSGERGRLSREQSLLSTPAQFTVGKYGVLVQEFENIAMQAMKMQPEDDETCILVIDEIGRMEFFSTNFKSRIKEIFSPASKNIVLATMPMRSTDPLIESIRKHSSSKVWVVSSNKAKQKYNTRRNRKRNICSNQNITTLFALYFVIGTHVIIKNKLRMTKLF; translated from the exons ATGGCGAACAAAATAAGTTATTTCATACTTACCGGCGACACAG GTGTAGGCAAGACTACtttgacaaaaaaattatgtttattattgAATGAGAAAGGAATTAAAACAGTCGGATTCTTGACGGAGGAGGTTAGACGTAATCGAATAAGGGAGGGATTTGATGTGGTGTCATTAAGTGGAGAGCGTGGGAGATTATCTAGAGAACAGAGCTTACTCTCCACTCCAGCACAATTTACTGTTGGAAAATATGGTGTCCTGGTACAAGAATTTGAGAATATTGCTATGCAAGCTATGAAAATG CAGCCTGAAGATGATGAAACATGCATCCTAGTCATAGATGAAATAGGAAGGATGGAATTTTTCAGTACAAATTTCAAGTCGAGGATAAAGGAGATCTTTAGTCCAGCTTCAAAAAATATTGTGCTGGCAACGATGCCTATGAGAAGTACTGATCCCCTTATAGAGTCTATTCGGAAACACAGTAGTAGCAAAGTGTGGGTTGTAAGTA GTAACAAGgcaaaacaaaaatacaataCACGAAGAAATAGAAAGAGAAATATATGCAGCAATCAAAACATAACTACACTTTTTGCTCTATATTTTGTGATAGGTACTCatgtaattataaaaaataaactaagaatgacaaaattgttttaa
- the LOC117987795 gene encoding nucleoside-triphosphatase THEP1 isoform X4 — translation MANKISYFILTGDTGVGKTTLTKKLCLLLNEKGIKTVGFLTEEVRRNRIREGFDVVSLSGERGRLSREQSLLSTPAQFTVGKYGVLVQEFENIAMQAMKMPEDDETCILVIDEIGRMEFFSTNFKSRIKEIFSPASKNIVLATMPMRSTDPLIESIRKHSSSKVWVVTRQNKNTIHEEIEREIYAAIKT, via the exons ATGGCGAACAAAATAAGTTATTTCATACTTACCGGCGACACAG GTGTAGGCAAGACTACtttgacaaaaaaattatgtttattattgAATGAGAAAGGAATTAAAACAGTCGGATTCTTGACGGAGGAGGTTAGACGTAATCGAATAAGGGAGGGATTTGATGTGGTGTCATTAAGTGGAGAGCGTGGGAGATTATCTAGAGAACAGAGCTTACTCTCCACTCCAGCACAATTTACTGTTGGAAAATATGGTGTCCTGGTACAAGAATTTGAGAATATTGCTATGCAAGCTATGAAAATG CCTGAAGATGATGAAACATGCATCCTAGTCATAGATGAAATAGGAAGGATGGAATTTTTCAGTACAAATTTCAAGTCGAGGATAAAGGAGATCTTTAGTCCAGCTTCAAAAAATATTGTGCTGGCAACGATGCCTATGAGAAGTACTGATCCCCTTATAGAGTCTATTCGGAAACACAGTAGTAGCAAAGTGTGGGTT GTAACAAGgcaaaacaaaaatacaataCACGAAGAAATAGAAAGAGAAATATATGCAGCAATCAAAACATAA